From Prochlorococcus sp. MIT 1223, the proteins below share one genomic window:
- a CDS encoding DCC1-like thiol-disulfide oxidoreductase family protein, producing MTNKLIFIYDGECPFCNKFAELLELKSNLPEIQIKDARDKPSELPKDYDIDIKGALLIKENKILTGYEAINFICSQIKAPSDALLEVIKIIFRSKKRSKLLFPILLLARRFTLMVKGVSIKL from the coding sequence ATGACTAATAAATTGATTTTTATTTATGACGGAGAATGCCCTTTTTGCAACAAATTCGCTGAATTGCTAGAGCTAAAAAGTAATTTGCCCGAAATCCAAATTAAGGATGCCAGAGATAAGCCATCAGAATTACCTAAAGACTATGATATAGATATAAAAGGTGCTTTACTTATTAAAGAGAATAAAATACTAACTGGTTATGAAGCTATAAATTTCATATGTTCTCAAATCAAAGCACCTTCAGATGCTTTATTAGAAGTTATAAAAATAATATTTAGATCTAAAAAAAGATCGAAGTTATTATTTCCTATTCTCTTATTGGCTAGGCGATTTACGTTGATGGTTAAAGGTGTATCTATTAAGTTATAA
- a CDS encoding TIGR02450 family Trp-rich protein, whose amino-acid sequence MRWPPNKAWTSSEPREGFRHFEVDSYGGKGDERWVELIAILDESIRFKVSWTELKTFAKWTSGWLQLPKQDENT is encoded by the coding sequence ATGAGATGGCCTCCAAACAAAGCCTGGACATCCAGCGAGCCCAGAGAAGGTTTTAGGCACTTTGAAGTAGATAGTTACGGCGGGAAAGGAGATGAGCGATGGGTAGAACTTATTGCGATTTTAGATGAGAGCATTCGATTTAAAGTTTCATGGACAGAGTTAAAAACATTCGCTAAATGGACCAGTGGATGGCTTCAATTACCAAAACAAGATGAAAACACATAA
- a CDS encoding DUF2130 domain-containing protein yields the protein MSEINCPNCGKLFKIDETSYSDILKQVRDDEFQNQLKERLLLAEKDKKNEIELLQQKIKIEIQESSREKDSAIHQLKSKLQAAELEKTLAVNNVRSLLEKEKDEINNQLTQFMANKERETQVNNYAHKIAISEAVNEVQKECDLLKNDLQKAELEKELSEKSISEKYECQIKDRDMAIERLRDMKIRLSTKMVGETLEQHCETEFNRFRATAFPQAYFEKDSDISTGSKGDYIFRDFDDSGVEIVSIMFEMKNEIDLTATKKKNEDFLKELHKDRVEKDCEYGILVSLLEPSNDLYNSGIVDMSYRYKKMYVVRPQFFLPIITLLRNAGLRSLEYKSELEIIKSQNIDITNFENDLDIFKKGFGKNYELATRRFESAIDQIDKSINNLQKTKDALLGADRNLRLANNKLQEVSVKKLTKNNPTMATKFKDLKINKQN from the coding sequence ATGAGTGAGATTAATTGTCCAAACTGCGGGAAGCTTTTCAAGATTGATGAAACTAGTTACTCAGATATTTTGAAGCAAGTTAGAGATGATGAATTTCAGAACCAACTAAAAGAACGTCTTCTTTTAGCGGAGAAGGATAAAAAGAACGAAATTGAGCTTCTGCAACAAAAGATAAAAATTGAGATACAAGAATCTTCTCGTGAAAAGGATTCCGCAATTCACCAACTTAAATCAAAATTACAGGCAGCTGAACTCGAGAAGACGTTGGCAGTTAACAATGTGAGGAGTCTTTTGGAGAAGGAAAAGGATGAAATTAATAATCAACTCACACAATTTATGGCAAATAAGGAAAGAGAAACCCAAGTAAATAACTATGCTCATAAAATAGCAATTTCTGAAGCAGTAAATGAGGTTCAGAAGGAATGCGATTTACTTAAAAATGATCTTCAAAAGGCAGAACTTGAGAAAGAATTATCTGAGAAATCTATATCAGAGAAATATGAATGCCAGATAAAGGATCGTGATATGGCAATTGAGAGACTAAGGGATATGAAAATACGACTATCTACCAAAATGGTAGGAGAAACACTAGAACAGCATTGTGAAACTGAGTTTAATCGCTTTAGGGCAACAGCTTTCCCACAAGCATATTTTGAGAAAGACAGTGACATAAGTACAGGAAGTAAGGGGGACTACATCTTTCGTGATTTTGATGATTCAGGTGTTGAAATAGTATCAATAATGTTTGAAATGAAAAACGAGATTGATTTAACGGCTACAAAAAAGAAAAATGAGGATTTTTTGAAAGAGCTCCATAAGGATAGAGTTGAAAAAGATTGTGAATACGGAATATTAGTATCACTTCTTGAGCCAAGTAATGATCTATATAATTCTGGAATTGTTGATATGTCCTATCGTTATAAGAAAATGTATGTTGTGAGACCGCAGTTTTTTCTTCCAATAATTACACTTTTGAGAAATGCAGGACTTAGGTCACTGGAGTACAAATCTGAACTTGAAATTATTAAGAGTCAGAATATAGATATAACAAATTTTGAAAATGATTTAGATATATTTAAAAAGGGTTTTGGTAAAAATTATGAGCTTGCCACAAGGCGATTTGAGTCTGCAATTGATCAAATTGATAAATCAATTAATAATTTGCAGAAAACAAAGGATGCACTCCTTGGAGCAGATAGAAATCTTCGCCTTGCCAATAATAAGCTTCAAGAGGTCAGTGTAAAAAAATTAACAAAAAACAACCCTACAATGGCAACAAAGTTTAAAGATCTCAAAATTAATAAACAAAATTAG